A window from Prochlorococcus marinus CUG1435 encodes these proteins:
- a CDS encoding O-antigen ligase family protein — protein MTAPFLSGLFLILSLIISIILKGEFLIKNKWNYPIFISIGILFLSCIRNTIFNTQEINQNLTLWVDVFNWIPFLLIFIFIPLYISSTNQKILFSKLLIISNVPLLISCFLQKHFEIYGPFSIFNGLIVWYQRVPGETTISTTGLFNNPNYAGFALVTMVPFIFFNIGINNKSKLNKLITIFILLITIYTIFITNSRNAYIGLLISFLLSFGIKIIYIIGISILLLLPINIITFNLFNLETLSIVSKQTLIDFYHNIISIRIGDILFTQRVEIWNKAINLIFQKPIFGWGASTFSFLYLKNNGLYGAQHTHNIILQISQNYGIPFAILISGTVLLLTFKSVRILREVKNKKNLINKFWIISLLVAIFHLLFDVVLFDLRLNILFCILITGSKILVLENKNHDNFNFKDRLFNYK, from the coding sequence ATGACAGCTCCCTTCCTTTCTGGATTATTTTTAATATTATCATTGATAATTTCGATAATCTTAAAAGGAGAATTTTTAATAAAGAATAAATGGAATTACCCTATATTTATTAGCATTGGAATTTTATTTTTAAGTTGTATAAGAAATACTATTTTTAATACCCAAGAAATAAATCAAAATCTAACTTTATGGGTTGACGTATTTAATTGGATACCTTTTTTACTTATTTTTATTTTCATACCTTTATATATTTCTTCAACAAACCAAAAAATATTATTTAGTAAATTACTTATCATAAGCAACGTACCATTATTAATATCTTGTTTTTTACAAAAGCATTTTGAAATTTATGGGCCATTTTCTATTTTCAACGGCCTAATTGTATGGTATCAAAGAGTCCCAGGAGAGACTACTATAAGCACTACTGGATTATTTAATAATCCAAATTATGCAGGATTTGCATTAGTTACAATGGTACCTTTTATTTTTTTTAATATCGGAATAAATAATAAATCTAAATTAAATAAATTAATAACAATATTTATATTATTGATAACAATTTACACTATATTTATAACTAATTCGCGAAATGCTTATATAGGTTTATTAATTAGTTTCCTTCTATCATTTGGAATAAAAATTATTTATATTATTGGAATTTCTATATTATTATTATTACCAATAAATATTATTACATTTAATCTATTTAATCTAGAAACTTTATCTATAGTTTCAAAACAAACTTTGATTGATTTTTACCATAATATAATTTCCATAAGAATTGGAGACATATTATTTACACAAAGAGTAGAGATTTGGAACAAGGCTATAAATTTAATCTTTCAAAAACCTATATTTGGTTGGGGAGCATCGACTTTTAGTTTTTTATATTTAAAGAATAATGGCTTATATGGTGCACAACATACACACAATATAATCCTACAAATATCACAGAATTACGGTATTCCTTTTGCAATTTTAATCTCTGGAACTGTTCTTTTACTTACTTTCAAATCAGTAAGGATATTACGCGAAGTAAAGAATAAAAAAAACTTAATAAATAAATTCTGGATAATATCTTTATTAGTAGCTATTTTTCATCTATTATTTGATGTAGTTCTATTTGATTTAAGATTAAATATACTTTTTTGTATACTAATAACAGGTTCAAAAATTCTTGTTCTTGAAAATAAAAACCATGATAACTTTAATTTTAAAGATAGATTATTCAATTACAAATAA